CCACGAGGAACGCCGTCCCGTGGCAGAGGAGCCCCGCGGCCACCCTCTCCGTCGCCGGCCCGGGGGGAGAGCCGGACTCCTGGCGCGTGGGCGCGACGTGGGGGGCGGTGACGATCGCCACCGACGGCTCGCGCATCCCGTCGCAGGCGCACGCCCTCGACAACCCGGGGAAGGGGGTCGGCGTGGCCGACATGGGGCCCCTGGTCGCCTACGACATCCAGACCGCCCACCTCAGCGACGCGCTCATCGACGAGGCCGGCTACCCGATCGGGGCGGCCCTCGTCTGGGACACGATCGCCACGGTCACGGAGACGCGCGCCGAGGTCGAGGTCCCCGAGGACACCTGCCTGAGGGTCGCCGCGCACTTCGGCAAGGTTCCCGGGACCCGCTCCGTCTCCCTCGCCGAGTGCGCTGTCGGGCATTGCGGGGATGTCGGGTATGTCGTCCCGGGACCAGCGCAGTGCCTCGAGGGGCCCGCTCTGAAAGGGTCCGCCGCGCGCCGCCGATCCGGCGGTTGACGGGCGGACGCACCCGAACCGGCCCCCCCTCGAAAGGGTGGGTAATTTGCGCTTCCCCCTCCCCGAAACCGTCGATTCGGCGTATATTCATCCGCCGCTGCATGCCCGGAGGTCGGTGTCCATCCGCGCCCGTCGCGGGGGAGCTTTGGGGTCCCCGAGGACCGATCCATCGTTCGCGGGCGGCGCGGATCGATTTCACGAAGCGCACAGAGCGGGGGAGAGGGAACAATGACTCGTAACCATCGGGCTCGGTTGGCCGTCGCGGCGCTCGCCGCCCTGGCGTTGAGCGGGGGCGGACTCTTCGCCAACTGCCTCGACTTCGGCGGCTTCGCCATCTTTCAGTGCGCCGACGTCGCGTACTTCAATCCGCCTCCCGTCGCCGTGGCGTTCGATCCGAACAACAAGCCGACGAACGTCACCGCCGTCTTCTGGCAGCTCGGCTTCGGGAACAACCAGGCCGGCCACTGCGATCTCGTGCAGCTCAAGTGCACGTCGGGCCTCCTCAACAAGGCGTGCAGCTCCGCCTCGCTGCCGACCCCCGACACCTTCTGCAACGCGAACACCGGCCTCGGAAGCTCCGGCACCGGCAACTCGGCGCTCAACGACTTCAACGGGAACGACACGGGCATCTTCGCGGTGGACGTGCGCGACGCGCGCGTGACGACCGGGCAGCCCGGCGTCCCCGCCGGATCGCTGTGCCTGTCCAGCAACAACTGGGCGAACTCGGGCGTGGACGGATGCGCGGACGATCTGCGCAACGCGGCGCTCGCCGTCGCCGACGACGGCGATCTCAATCCGTACTACGACGTCAACTTCTCCCGCACCTACTCCGCGAAGGGGTACTACTCGCTCTCGTGGCAGCAGGACTACCCGATGGCCGCGCTCCTCGAGACGGCCCCCGACGCGCGCTACTTCGCCATCGCCGCCGTCGCCACGCTGAACCGCGGGAACACGGGCGGGAACGGTCCGTGCGCCCCGGCGGGGCAGACGGGGACGAACGCCGCGGCGTGCGACGTGCGCCCGGGCTTCTACTCATTCAAGGACGTCGCCAACGGCGTCGCGAACCCGTTCGTCGTCGGGAAGTTCAACGTCATCCCGTGGCAGCAGGTCCCCAAGCCCAGCGCGAACTGCGTCGCGAACTGCGCCAGCTCGCCGCGGAGCATCCGCTTCGACTGGGCGCCCGTGATCTGGTACCACGACAGATCGATCCGCCCGTCCACGAACCCCGGGATGGCCCCCACCGACGCGACGCGCGCCCCCGGCGTGGGAGTGCTCGATCTCCTCCGCAAGACCGACGCGGGGAACTCGTGGCAGGGGCTCATCCACTACGACCTCGAGAGCGCCACCGCGACGGCGGCCAACCTCGACGCCAACGGCCGCCTGATCCCGGCCTCGCTTGCCTTCTCGACGGCCGTGGCCGACGTGCCGCAGCCGGCGATCGACGCGAACACAGGAAACCCGACCGCGCCGACGATCTCCTCGACCGTCGCGGCCGGCCCCGACACCTGCTGGCGCGTGCGCGTGAAGTTCGGGAAGAAGCCGGAGACGTCGACCACCTCCACCGCCAACTGCCGCCTCGGCAAGTGCGGCGACCGCGGCTACGACGCCGTCTCGCTCGACGGCGCGACGATCACCTGCGTCGGCGGCGCGCTCTTCTCGCAGGCCTTCACGTCCGTGACCGCCGACAAATCGCAGGGGAAGATCACGGTCGCGTGGTCGATGAGCGCGGAGCTCTCGATCACCGGCTACAACGTCTACGCGCTGAACGCGAAGGGGGCACGCTCGCTCCTGACCCCCTCCCCGATCAACTGCACGGAGTGCTCGAGCGGCCTCTCGGCGAGCTACCAGGTCACCTTCAGCGCAGGCAAGTCGAAGGGGGCGCGGTCGATCATCGTCGAAGCGCTCGGCGGCTCCGTCTTCTCGAGCAACCCCGTTCCGGTCCAGTAGCGCGATCCGGCTCGCCCCGCGAGCCACCTCGAGGGCCGCTTCCAACTGGAAGCGGCCCTTCGTGTTTTCACACCCGCCGCCTCGAGCGCATCGACCCGCTCCCGGCCCGCCGGTACAATGGGCGCGGTGAGAAGACTCCCCCTCGCGATCGCCGTCATCACGCCGCTCGCCGGAGCCGCCGCCGCGTCCCTCGTCGCGGAGGGGGTGCGCCGCGTCGCGCGCCTCACGGGGGAGGGGGCCACGCCCGGGGCTCCCGCCCTCGTCGCCATCGCCTCGTCGGTGGCCGTGAGCGCCGCCCTGTGCGGATGGATCTCGCGCCGCGCGGCGCGCGCGGGGGGATCGCACGGACGCGGCGTCCCCGCGGCGCTCGGCCTCGCCGCGCTCGCCGCCGCCATCGCGGGCTTCCTCGTCCCCGCCTCCACGGCCCGGGCCGCCTGGCTCTGGTCCACGATCCAGCGGGAGGAGGGGAGCCTCGCCGCCTTCCTTCTCGACGCGGGGGCGGTCGCCATCGCCGTCGCGATCCCCGTGGCCGCCCTCTCGCTCCTCGCCTCGGTCGAGCCGGCCCCCTCCTCGAGCCGGACGATCGGGCTCCTCCTCCTCGGCGCCGCCGTCGCCGCCGCGCTCGGCGTCCCGTCGCCCGGGGGCGGCGCGCTGGCCGCGGTCGTCCTCCTCGCCGTGTGCCCGGCCCTCTGGTACACCGCCTCGTCCCGCGCCCTCCCCACGGCGGCCACGAGATTGTCTCAAGCCTCCCTGGTGGATCCAACAATCTCAGGGTCACCCCGGCCCCCGCGCCCACGCGCGCTCACCCGCGCCCCCCTCGTCGCGATTCTCCTCGCCCTCTCCGGCGCCTCGGGGGCCGTCGCCCTCGCGGGGCTCGAGCGCCTCGCGCGCCTCGCCATCGGAACCGCTCCCGCCAGCGGGACGGCCTGCGCGATCGCCGGGCTCGCCGCCTCGGGGTTCGGCGCCCTCATGGCGCCGCGGGCGCTGCGCCGCGCCGCGGGACCGTGGCGCCTCCTCGGGGCGTGCCTCGCCCTGGCCGGATCGAGCGCCCTCTTCGCCGCGATCGTCGCCGACATGCTCCCGCACGCCTTCCTCGGCGTCCTCGCGCGCGCGGGAGGGGCCGACCGGGGTGAGGCGGCGGCGCGGATGACCGTGGCGGCGATCGTGTTCCTGGCGCCCTGCCTCTTCGCCGGCGCGTCGCTGGGGGTGGCGGCGTCGATCTTCGGGGGGGCGATCCCGCTGGCGGCGGGGGGCGCCGGGGTCGCGATCGGCGCGGCGTGGCCGGGGATCGTCATCCCGTCTCTCGGCCTCGAGGGGGCGGTCGCTCTCTCGGCGACGCTCCTCGCCGTCGCCGGCGGCCTGGCCGTTTTCCTGGAGCAGGGATCGGGGTGGGGGCGATCGATGCGCGCCCTGACGCTCCTTCTCGTGTGCGCCGCCCTCCTGTGGGGGCTCGATCCGTGGGACCGCAGGTTGCTGTCGGCCGGGATCGCGGAGAACCCCGCCCTCTACCTCGAGGACGGCGAGTCGCGCCTCGCCGAGCGCGTGAGCCACGATCGGATTTTGATGTACGCGGACGGATCGGCGAGCACGGTGGCGATCAAGCTCGTCGAGGGAAAGCTCCCCGTCCTCTTCGTCGACGGCGCGGTGATCCCGCTCGCCGGCTTCGAGGACCGCCGGGGGCAGTTCCTCGCAGGGTCCCTGCCGGCCCTCCTCGGCCCGGACCGGGGGCGCGCGCTCGTCCTCGCCTCGGGCGCCCCCGCGACGCTCGAGGCCCTCGGCCGCTTCCGCGGCCTGACGATCGACGTCGCCGCCGGGGACGCCGCGGCCGCGCGGTTCGCCCTCGAAGCCCCCGCCCTCGCTTCGGGGCCGCTCGCCTCTCCGGCCTCCGCCGACGCGAGTCCTTCCGGCGGCGCCGTGGGGACGGGCTTCGGCGCGGCACCGACCCCCCACGCCCCCGCCTCTCCCGGCGCCTCCCGGTCCGCGCCGAGGTTTCTCCCGGGGGACGCCGTCCGCGCCCTGGCGCGCGACGCCGACGGGTACGACCTCGTCACCTCGCCCCCTCTCTCGCGCGAGCGGGATCTCCTCGAGATCTTCGATCCCCACACCCTCGCCCTCATCCGCGAGCACCTCCGCCCCGGCGGCGTGGTCTGCCTGCCTCTTCCGCTGCGCCGCCTCTCGGCCGAGGGGATGGACGTGGCGCGCCGCCTCTTCGGGCGCGTCTTCGCCGACGCGAGCGCGTGGAGCGCGGGCTCCGAGCTCTTCCTCGTCGGCGGCGCGGGCGCGTCGAAGATCCCGCTCGAGCGCATCGCCCTCAGGATGCGCGAAGGGGAGATCGCCGACGACCTGCGCGCCCTGGGGATCGAGGACTCCGCGCGGCTCGTGTCGCTGCGCCTCTTCACCCTCGCGCCGGAGCCGCTCCCGCAGGCGGCGGGAGGGGCGCGGGACGAGGGGGCGGCCTTCGCCGCGGCCGCGGCGGCCGGCACGATGGAGACCCACGCCGCGGAGAACCTCCGCTCCCTCGCCGCGCGCCTCGAGCCCCCCGATGCGTCGATCGTCTTCCCCGATTCATGGTCCCCCGAGGCGCGCGAGGCGCTCGGTCGCCGCCTGGGCGTCCTCCTCGAGGTGAGGCGGCGCGTCCTCGAGGCGCGCGCGGCGCTCGCGTCGGGAGACGCTCCCCTCAGCCTCCGTCGCGCCGACGCCGCGCTCGACTTCGACACGTCGGATCAGGCCGCGCGATCGATCGCCGCCCGCGCCCTCTGCCTCTCCGCGGAGGCCGCCCTCGCCCACGGGCAGCGAGGGGTCGCCGCCGAGAGCTACGAGCGCGCCCTCGACGCCGACCCGCAGTCGGTCGAGGCCCTCACCGCGCTCTCGTGGATCCGGCACGAGCAGGGACGGGACGACATCGCGGAGTCGCTCGCGCGGCGGGCGATCGATCTGGCCCCGCAGACGGCGATCCTCCACTACCGGCTCGGGCTCCTCCGCCTGGGGGCGCGCGATCTCGGCGGCGCCGAGACGAGCCTCCTGCGCGCGGCCGATCTCGATCCGCGCCAGCCCGAGCCCCTCCTCGCGCTCGGCGACGTCGCGTGCGGGCGCGGCCTCTCGGCGCGGGCGCACGATCTCTACGAGCGCGCGCTCGCGCTCGGAGGGCGCGAGGCCGAGACGCGCACCGCGCTCGCCGCGGTGGATCTCGACGAGGGGAGGAGCGACGACGCGAGCCGCGAGATCGAGGCGGCGCTCCGCGCGAAGCCCGGGGACCCGGAGGCGCTCCTGACGCGGGCGCGCCTCCATGCGAAGCTGGGCGAGCAGGACGCGGCGCGGCGCGATCTCCTCGCCGCCGTCACGACCGGAGGCGGCCCGTACCGCGCGCGCGCGATGGCGACTCCCGAGCTCCGCCGGCTCCTGTACGACGACGTCAAGGGAGGGGGGATGAGATGAGCGACGCGGCGGAAGCGGCCCGCGATCTCGAGCCGGCGCTCGGGTACCGTTTCGAGGACGCCGCGCGACTCGATCTCGCCCTGACGCACAGCTCGCGCGCGTACGAGACGGGATCCCGGGACCGCCACAACGAGCGGCTCGAGTTCCTCGGCGACGCGATCCTCGGCTTCGTCGTCGGGGAGCGCCTACTCGAGGCCGCCGGGGCGGGGGCCCAGGTCGGCGACCTGTCGAGGCGGCGCGCCGAGCTGGTCAGCGAGGCCCCCCTCGCGGCGCGGGCGAGGGCCCTGGGACTCGGCCCTCACATCCGTCTCGGCAAGGGAGCCTCCCGCACCGGCGAGCGCGAGCGCGACTCGATCCTCGCCGACGCCCTCGAGGCGGTCGTCGCCGCGATCTACCTCGACGGCGGGCTCGACGCCGCCCGGGCCTTCGTCCTCCGCCTCTTCGAGGGGGACATCGCTGCGCGCCCCGGCGCGCTGGCGGGGGACGCCAAGTCGCGCCTCCAGGAGATCCTGCAGGCGCGAGGCCTTCCCGTTCCCGAGTACCGCGTCGTCGCCGAGAGCCCCACCCCGCAGGATCCGAGGTTCGACGTGGAGGTCCTCTCCGAGGGGAAGGCGCTCGCGCGCGGAACGGGACGGACGAAGAAGGCCGCCGAGACCGAGGCGGCGAAGGCGGCGCTCGACGCCCTCCCGGGGTGACCCCGAGATTGTTGGATCACCCGCGCGGCTACCGGGGCGTTCCGGCGAGGAGCTTCCGGGCGTCCGGCGCTCCGGGGGCGTCAGGGTTCAGCCGCAGCCCCTCCGCCAGGTGCGGCACGCTCTCCGCCTCCCTTCCTTGCAGCGCGGCGAGGGCGAACCCCATGCCGTAGTTCCAGTCGGCGAGATCGAGATCAGCCAGGCCGGGATTCCGCTTTCTCGCGTCGATCAGCTCGCGCAGCGCTCCCGCGGCGTCGCCGCTCTCGTAGAGCGCGGTGGCGAGATCGTAGCGGATGGTGAACGAGTCGGGCCTCAGCCCGAGCGCCGCCTCGTACGCGCGCTCTGCCGCCGCCCCGTCCCCCTTCGACCGATACGCCTGCCCGAGGGCCTGATACATGTCGGCGTCGTTCGGGTCGAGCGGGATCGCCGCGAGGAGCTCCGCGATCGCCGCGTCGTCGCGGTGTCCCGCGAGGAGGATGCCTGCGAGATCCCGGTGCGCCGAACGGAGCGCCGTCGCGAA
The nucleotide sequence above comes from Acidobacteriota bacterium. Encoded proteins:
- a CDS encoding tetratricopeptide repeat protein, whose protein sequence is MRRLPLAIAVITPLAGAAAASLVAEGVRRVARLTGEGATPGAPALVAIASSVAVSAALCGWISRRAARAGGSHGRGVPAALGLAALAAAIAGFLVPASTARAAWLWSTIQREEGSLAAFLLDAGAVAIAVAIPVAALSLLASVEPAPSSSRTIGLLLLGAAVAAALGVPSPGGGALAAVVLLAVCPALWYTASSRALPTAATRLSQASLVDPTISGSPRPPRPRALTRAPLVAILLALSGASGAVALAGLERLARLAIGTAPASGTACAIAGLAASGFGALMAPRALRRAAGPWRLLGACLALAGSSALFAAIVADMLPHAFLGVLARAGGADRGEAAARMTVAAIVFLAPCLFAGASLGVAASIFGGAIPLAAGGAGVAIGAAWPGIVIPSLGLEGAVALSATLLAVAGGLAVFLEQGSGWGRSMRALTLLLVCAALLWGLDPWDRRLLSAGIAENPALYLEDGESRLAERVSHDRILMYADGSASTVAIKLVEGKLPVLFVDGAVIPLAGFEDRRGQFLAGSLPALLGPDRGRALVLASGAPATLEALGRFRGLTIDVAAGDAAAARFALEAPALASGPLASPASADASPSGGAVGTGFGAAPTPHAPASPGASRSAPRFLPGDAVRALARDADGYDLVTSPPLSRERDLLEIFDPHTLALIREHLRPGGVVCLPLPLRRLSAEGMDVARRLFGRVFADASAWSAGSELFLVGGAGASKIPLERIALRMREGEIADDLRALGIEDSARLVSLRLFTLAPEPLPQAAGGARDEGAAFAAAAAAGTMETHAAENLRSLAARLEPPDASIVFPDSWSPEAREALGRRLGVLLEVRRRVLEARAALASGDAPLSLRRADAALDFDTSDQAARSIAARALCLSAEAALAHGQRGVAAESYERALDADPQSVEALTALSWIRHEQGRDDIAESLARRAIDLAPQTAILHYRLGLLRLGARDLGGAETSLLRAADLDPRQPEPLLALGDVACGRGLSARAHDLYERALALGGREAETRTALAAVDLDEGRSDDASREIEAALRAKPGDPEALLTRARLHAKLGEQDAARRDLLAAVTTGGGPYRARAMATPELRRLLYDDVKGGGMR
- the rnc gene encoding ribonuclease III produces the protein MSDAAEAARDLEPALGYRFEDAARLDLALTHSSRAYETGSRDRHNERLEFLGDAILGFVVGERLLEAAGAGAQVGDLSRRRAELVSEAPLAARARALGLGPHIRLGKGASRTGERERDSILADALEAVVAAIYLDGGLDAARAFVLRLFEGDIAARPGALAGDAKSRLQEILQARGLPVPEYRVVAESPTPQDPRFDVEVLSEGKALARGTGRTKKAAETEAAKAALDALPG